The DNA sequence GATCTCGTGCAGCCGTGCGTGACGATCGGTGCTGTGCTCGCGATGGCGGCGCTGCCGGTCGCGGCGCAGTCGCGCCCGCTGGGGAACCCGACCGCACCGTTGATCGCACGCGCGATCGACCACGAGAATGGCGGCCGCTACGACCAGGCGCGCGACGCGTGGCTCGAGGTGCTGCGTGCCGGCGCGGCGATTCCCGCGGTGCTCGGCCTCGAGCGCGTGTACACGATGACCAGCGATGAGGACTTGCTCCTGCCGCTGCTCGATTCGTTGGTGCCGCTCACGCCCGCGGACGCGCAGCTGCGCGGCGCGCAGTTGCGCGTGCTGGTGGTGACTGGCCGCGACTCCGCGGCGGCCGTGGCGTTCCAGCAGTGGCGCGACCTGCGTCCCCGCGAGGTGACGCCATACCGCGACTACGCGCGCATCCTGCTCTACAACAGCCGCCCGCAGTCGGCGGACTCGGTGCTGGCCGAAGCGGCCAGCGTGCTCAGCGGTACGCGGGAGCTCTTGCTCGAAGTCGCCCAGCTGCGCGCCGCACTCGGGCGATGGGATGAAGCCGCCGTGGCGTGGCGCGAGACCATGCGCGATCAGGCGTACTATGAAGCGGGCGCGGTATTCTCGCTCTCGCAGGCGCCGCTGGACGCGCGGGACGCGGTGCGCGCCGGCCTGCGCGCCGAGTCGCCGCCGATGGGCGCGTACCAGACGCTGAGCCAACTCGAGCTCGGCTGGGGCGCGCCGCTCGCCGGCTGGCAGGTGATCAAGGACCTGCCGGTGTCCGATACGGTCGTGTACGTGTGGAATCAGTTTGCCGAAGAGGCGGAGCGCGTGCAGGCGTGGTCGGCGGCGCGCGATGCGCTGGTGGCGGTGCACGCGGCGCGGCGCAGTCGCGGGCTGCAGGACCGCGCGGTAGCCGAACGCGGCGCGACGGCAGCGCTCAAGGCGAATGATGCCGAGACGGCGATTCGCCTGGCCCGCGCCGCCCGTGTGCCGACGGAGGCGCCACGCGCCGAGCTGATCGGCATCGAACTCGAAGCCTTGGCGCGTCTCGGGCGTGCGGCGGAGGCCGAGCGGGTGCTCGCCGATGCCGCCCCGCAACTCGGCGGCCAGGCGCGCGGGTTCGCGCGGAGCATCGCGTGGGCGTGGATTCGCGCCGGTGACGTCGCGCGGGCGCGTGCGGTGCTCGCCGACGGCCCGCTGGATGCCGACGACGCGGTGAGTGGCTGGCTCGCGCTGTACGACGGCGACTTGGTGACCGCACGACGCGCGCTGCGCTACGGCGATGTCGCGGCCACCGATGCCGTGGCAGCACTGTCGTTGCTCTCGCGCACGCGCGCGGAGCGCTCGCCGACGGTGGGGGCGGCCTTCTTGGCGTTGGCCCGGCAGGACTCGACGGCGGCCGTGGCGGCGATGCTGCGTGCGGCGGAGGAGCTGAGTGACGCGGCGCCGTTGCTGGTGACGATGGCGGCGCGCGTGGAGATGGCGCGCGGCGCCGACGCGCGGGCGATCCCGCTGTGGACCCGCGTGGTGACGGCGTACGCGCAGTCGCCGGAAGCGGCAGAGGCGCGTCTGGAGTGGGGGCGGGCGCTCAAGCGCCGCGGCGACGTGCGGGCGGCGCGCGAACAATTCGAGACGATGATCATCGATTATCCGGGGTCCGCGCTGGTACCGCAGGCGCGGCGTGAGTTAGACGCGTTGCCGCCGACGCGGGCGGAGGAGTCGGCGTGCTGAATCGACTGCTCGGGTTGGCCCTTTGCCTCGCGCTGCCGTTGCGCGCACAGCATCTGCTCGTGCCGATGGACGACGCGCAGTCGAACCACCTGAAGGCCTATGGGCTCACCTTCGGCGCGCTCACCGACGGCGTGCGCAGCGAGTGGCTGCTCAACTTCCGCGGCGGGAGCTTCCTGCTGCCGGACCTCCCGGGCCTGCGGCGCGCGGCGTTGCTCGCTGGCGTGGCCACGGAGCCCATCGACGATGCGCGCCTCGTGGACATCCGCCGGCAGATCGCCGATGGCAACATGGACGCCGTGCCGCTCGACAAGGCACCGCGCATCGCCGTGTACACGCCGCCGCAGTCCATGCCCTGGGACGACGCCGTCACGCTGGCGCTCACCTACGCAGGCATCCCGTACACCAACATCTTCGACGACGACGTGCTGAGCACGGACCTGTCGCAGTTCGACTGGATCCACCTGCATCACGAGGACTTCACGGGGCAGCAGCACAAGCTCTACCTCGGCTTCCGCGATGCGCCGTGGTTCCAGCAGGCCCGGGACCGCGACCTGCAGATGGCGCGTAAGCACAACCTGCCGGACGTGCCGACGCTCAAGAAGACCGTCGCCGACCGCCTGCGCGGCTTCGTGGACCGCGGCGGCTTCCTCTTCGCCATGTGCGGCGCGACGGAGACCATCGAGCTGGCGATCGCCGCGCTGAACGTGGACATCGCGGGGGGCAGCACCGACGGCACGCCGATGGACGCCGACGCCGACAGCAAGATGGCCTGGGACCGCACCTTCGCGACGGAGAACGCGCGGCTGGAGTTCGGCGCGGGCGTGAATGCGATGAGTGACATCGACGGGCACCAGGTGAACGTGCCGTCGCGGCGGCAGCCGCTGGGGACGTTCACGCTCTTCGGCTTCTCGGCCAAGTTCGATCCCGTGGCGACGATGCTGGTGCAGAACCACCGCAACGTGCTGCGCGACTACTACGGCGTTACGACCTCGTTCACGCGGCGCACGCTCAAGTCCAGCGTTACGGTGCTCGCGCACGAGGAGGGCGCACCATGGGTGAAGTACATCCACGGCGGCTACGGGCGCGGCTCGTTCACGTATCTGGGCGGGCATGATCCCGAGGATCCGCAGCACGCGATCGGGGCGCCGCCCACGGACCTCGCGCTGCATCCCAATTCGCCGGGCTATCGGCTGATCCTCAACAACGTGTTGTTCCCGGCTGCGCGGAAGCGGCCACTCAAGACGTGAGCGGCGAGCCCGGGCGTCTCGCGCCCGGTGCTGCCGCGGCGATTCGTTCTGCCATCCGGCTCGCGGGCGGGCGCGAAGTCTGCTTCGTCTGCACGATCAACGACGCGGGCGTCGTGCAGACGGCGCGCGTGGCGGCCCGCGGTGACGTCTCCAGCGTGCTCGCGCTGCCGGGCTTCGCGAATCGCGGCGAGCTGCTGGTGCACAACCACCCCAGCGGCCTGCTGGAGCCCAGCGACGCGGATCTCGTGGTCGCGGCCAAGATGCACGACGACGGCATCGGCTTCGCGATCGTCGACAATGACGCCGCGCGGCTCTACGTGGTGGTCGAGGTGCCGCGCCCCAAGGAGCCCGCGCATCTCGAACCCGGCGACGTGGCGGGCGCGCTCGGGCCCGAGGGACCGATCGCCGCTAAGCTCGGGCGCTACGAAGACCGCCCCAGCCAGCGCGAGATGGCGCGGTTGATCGCACAGCTCTTCCAGCGCGGCGGCGTGGGGCTCATCGAGGCGGGCACGGGCGTCGGCAAGTCGCTGGGGTATCTCGTGCCGGCGCTGCGCTGGGCCGCTGCGAGCGGCGAGCGCACGGTCGTGAGCACCAACACCATCACGCTGCAGGAGCAGCTCTTCGGCAAGGACCTGCCGTTCCTGAAGGGCGCGCTGAAGGATCAGCAGGTGCGCTTCGCGCTGCTCAAGGGTTGGAAGAACTACCTCTGCCTGCTGCGGCTAGAGCAGGCGCGCGGGCAGGCGCAGGTGCTGTTCGAGGACGACGCCTCCGCCGAGCTCGGCATGCTCGAGGACTGGGCACAGAAGACACAGGACGGCTCGCTGGCCGACCTTCCCGTGGAACCGCGCCACGAGGTGTGGGACGAAGTCGCGGCTGAGGGCGATCTGTGCACGCGGCTCAAGTGCCCGCATTTCGAACAATGCTTCGTGTTCAAGGCACGTCGCGCCGCCGCGCAGGCGGACGTGGTGGTGGTGAACCATCACCTGCTGATGGCGGACATCGCCGTGCGCCGCGCGAGCGGACGCTGGGACGAAGCCGCGGTGCTGCCGGCCTACAAGCGCCTGGTGATCGACGAGGGCCATCACCTCGAGGACGCGGCGGCCGCGCACTTGGGGCAGCAGGTGTCGCGACGCGGCTTGGAGCGCCTGTTCTCGCGGCTCGAGCGCCGCGGCAAGGGATTGCTGCCGGCGCTCGAGAAGAAGCTCGCGTCGGGCAAGGACCTGTACTCGATTGCGAGCCTGGACCTGTTGCGGGCGCGGCTCGTGCCGTCGCTGCAAACGGCGCGCGAGAAGAGCGCACTGCTCTGCGACCTGCTCACCGAGTGGTTGAAGGGCCGCAACGAGAGCATGGTGCGGCTTACCGACCAGTTCGAAGAGGAGTCGGTCTGGCAGGCGGGGCTCACCGTCGCGCTCGATGACCTGCTGGCCGAAGTCGAGTTGCTCGGCGATGGCCTGCGCATGGTGCGCGAGCGCTTGGAGTCGGACGAGGCGAAAGCCGAGGAACTCGCGCCGCTGCTGAACGAAGTGCGCGGCGTGACGCGGCGCCTACAGACGGCGGGCGATGCCTTGCGCGCGGCGCTGCGGCCTGGACGCGAGGGGCAGCCACGCGTGCGCTGGCTCGAACTGCGGGGCGGGGAACGCAACGTGGGTGCGACGGCGGTGCCGCTGGACCTCGCGCCGATCCTGCGTGAGGACCTGTTCCGCCGCGTGGAGACGGCGATCGTGACGAGTGCGACGCTCGCCGTCGGGGACGGCTTCGACTTCATCACGCGGCGGCTCGGGCTTGATGACGAGGAACTCGAGCCGGTGACGGCGTCGTTGGCCTCGCCGTTCGACTACCCGCGGCAGTCGATGCTGCTCATTCCCAGCGACTTCCCGCCGCCGAACACCGACGGCGCGAACCACTTCAAGCGCACGATGGGCGCCGCGCAGGATCTCATCACCGCGGCGAAGGGCGGGGTGTTCGTGCTCTTCACCAGCCACCGCGACGTGCGTGAGGCGGCAACCGTCCTGCGCGCCGCGGGTGTCGAAGGACGATACCCGCTGCTCGTGCACGGGGAGGCCCCGCGCGATGAGTTGCTGCGGCGCTTCCGTGAGCACGGCGACGCGGTGTTGCTGGGGACGGCGAGCTTCTGGGAAGGCGTGGACGTGCCGGGCCGCGCGCTGCGCGGGATGATCATCGCGAAGATCCCGTTCCGCGTGCCGACCGAGCCGATGACCGCCGCGCAGTGCGAGGCGATCGAGGCGGCGGGCGGCGATGCTTTCGCCGAGTACATGATCCCGCACGCGGCCCTGCGGCTCAAGCAAGGCTTCGGGCGGCTCATCCGGACGGCATCCGACCGCGGGGCGGTGATCATCTGCGATCCGCGGGTCGTCACGAAAGGCTACGGTCGGCGTCTCACGGAAGGGCTGCCCCCGGCCACGCGGCTGCAGGGCCCCTGGGCGGTGCTGCGCGATGAGTTGAACGCCTTCTACGAGACACATTCCCCCACCTAGCGGGGTAGATTGCGATGATGACCCGACCCTCCAAGATCGTCTGCGCCGGACGCAACTACCGCGAGCATGCCAAGGAACTCGGCAACGAGGTCCCGACGGCCCCGCTCATCTTCCTCAAGCCGGCGTCGAGCGTCATCGACGGCGGTGCGGCCATCGTGCTGCCCAAGGACGCCGGGCGCGTGGACTTCGAGGGCGAGATCGGCGTGGTGATCGGCACGCGGCTCTCGCGCGCGACGCGCGAGCAGGCCGCCGCCGCGGTGCGCGGCATCGTCGCGGTGAACGACGTCTCGGCGCGCGACTGGCAGAAGGGCGATGGCCAGTGGTGGCGGGCGAAGGGGTCCGACACGTTCTGCCCGATCGGACCGGAGCGGCAGGGAACGGTGAACCTGCACGACCTCACCGTCGTGACGCGCGTGAATGGCGAGGAGTGCCAGCGCGGGGGCGCCAGCGAAATGGTGTTCCCGATCGATGAGCTGTTGAGCTACATCTCGCAGCGCATGACGCTCGAGCCCGGCGACGTGGTGGCGACGGGCACGCCGGCTGGCGTGAAGGCGCTCAAGGCCGGCGATGTGGTCGAGGTGGAAGTGCTGGGGTGGAGCAAGGTGTCGAATCCGGTGGTGGACGAGGCGTGACGAAGCGCCGCGGCATCCAGCTGCTGCCGACGCGGCGCTCGGGCGATGCCCGGGTGTCGGCGACTGCGCTGGTGCTGCAGGTGGTCTTGCTCGCCATCGTCGTGCCGTCGTTCCTGGTGCCGGTGGCCTACGACTGGCTGCGTGACGACTCGGGCCGCGCGATCGTGCCGGAGCAGATTCGGTTCGAGGTGGTGCTGCCGACGGGCGGCGAGCCGAACCGCGAGGCGCCGCGCGACGGCGGCGATGGCCGGGCGGTGGATGAGACGCAGCCGCCGGAGCCGGCCGTGATCCCGCCGCTGGTCGCACCGTCTGGGGTGCCGAGCGGCGTGCCGTCTGCTCCCGCGGATGCGGCGCCGCGCAGCGGGGGCGGCTATGGCGACATCATCGGCGACGGCGGTCCGATTCGCGGCCTCCGGCCGACCTACACCGACCAGCGGCTCTGGGTGACGCCTGGCTCCGTGGTCGCCGCGCCGATCGTGCCGCTGAATCGCGCCGACACGCTCCGCCTGATGCTGGAGCGGGGCATCGAGGCCTATGTCGATGCCATGGGCGATGACGATCAAGGGCGCCGTCCGGGTGATTGGACGTTCAACCTCGGCGGCAAGAAGTGGGGCGTGGACCAAGGCATGATCCGCCTCGGCAACTTCTCGCTGCCCACGCCGGTGCTGGCGTTGCTGCCGCTCAACAACGTGCAGGCAAATCCCATCGCCGCCGAGCGCGCGCGGCGCCTCGACGCGATGCGCAGCGAGATCGTGCAGCAGGCGGCGCGGCAGATGCGCGACGATGAGTTCGACCTCGCGGTGAAGGCGCTGCGCGAGCGTCGTGAGAAGGAGCGGCAGGCGATGCGCGCCGCGCAGGACGCGCAGCGGAACGCGCCGCCGCAGCCCGCAGACCCCGCGCGGCCCTAGCGCGCGTCGTCGCGGTCGGCGTCGTCTTCGCGCGACGCGATGCTGCGCAGGACGAGACCGGCGGGGCCGAGGACCGTGAAATCCTCGCCGTCGTGCAGCTCGAGGTCGGGGACGCCGGGCGCGGGGGCCAGCAACACCAGCGTGCTGCCGCGGCGGATCATCAGGCGCACGAGTATGCGCGTCCCGCGGCGCACGACCACGGGCGCGTCGTCGCCGGCGCGTGCGGTGGGTGCCACGAGGACCAGGTCACCCTCGCGAATCGCATGGCGTGGCGCGTCCTCGGCGTTGGTGCGCACGAAGAACGCATCGTCACTGGGCAGCAGCTGACGGTCGAGCGTGAAATGCTGTTCGGTGACCGGGCGTCCGTCGCCGCCGTATTGCACGAGCGGCACGGGCTGCGTGCCGACGCCGCCGGCGAAGCCTTCGAGCACCACACCGCGCGAGCGGCCCGGGACACGCCGCACGTAGCCTTTCGCGGCGAGTGCGTCGAGCAGCGTCGTGACCGTGCGCGTGGAGGGAATGCGGAAGTGCCGCGCGATCTCGCGCACGCTCGGCTGGAACGTGTGCGTCGCGACGTGATCGATCAGGAAGTGCCAGACCTGCCGTTCGACCGGCGTGAGGGGCGCGCGAGGCCGGTCCATCGTGACGTCTGCGCGCGACGGGCGCTCAGGCGCCCGTGCGCATCCCCTGCAGGTGGGTCACGGCACGGGTGACGCGGGCGAGCGTGCGCTCGCGCCCGAGCAGCGCCATCACTTCGAAGATGCCGGGCGATGCCGCCGAGCCCACGAGCGCGACGCGCAGTGGCTGCAGCAGCTTGCCGGCGCCGACGCCCTTGGCCTCGGCGAGCTGGCGCATCGCCGGCTCCATCGTGGCTTCGTCGA is a window from the Pseudogemmatithrix spongiicola genome containing:
- a CDS encoding S24 family peptidase, with translation MDRPRAPLTPVERQVWHFLIDHVATHTFQPSVREIARHFRIPSTRTVTTLLDALAAKGYVRRVPGRSRGVVLEGFAGGVGTQPVPLVQYGGDGRPVTEQHFTLDRQLLPSDDAFFVRTNAEDAPRHAIREGDLVLVAPTARAGDDAPVVVRRGTRILVRLMIRRGSTLVLLAPAPGVPDLELHDGEDFTVLGPAGLVLRSIASREDDADRDDAR
- a CDS encoding asparagine synthetase B, with the protein product MLNRLLGLALCLALPLRAQHLLVPMDDAQSNHLKAYGLTFGALTDGVRSEWLLNFRGGSFLLPDLPGLRRAALLAGVATEPIDDARLVDIRRQIADGNMDAVPLDKAPRIAVYTPPQSMPWDDAVTLALTYAGIPYTNIFDDDVLSTDLSQFDWIHLHHEDFTGQQHKLYLGFRDAPWFQQARDRDLQMARKHNLPDVPTLKKTVADRLRGFVDRGGFLFAMCGATETIELAIAALNVDIAGGSTDGTPMDADADSKMAWDRTFATENARLEFGAGVNAMSDIDGHQVNVPSRRQPLGTFTLFGFSAKFDPVATMLVQNHRNVLRDYYGVTTSFTRRTLKSSVTVLAHEEGAPWVKYIHGGYGRGSFTYLGGHDPEDPQHAIGAPPTDLALHPNSPGYRLILNNVLFPAARKRPLKT
- a CDS encoding helicase C-terminal domain-containing protein, whose protein sequence is MSGEPGRLAPGAAAAIRSAIRLAGGREVCFVCTINDAGVVQTARVAARGDVSSVLALPGFANRGELLVHNHPSGLLEPSDADLVVAAKMHDDGIGFAIVDNDAARLYVVVEVPRPKEPAHLEPGDVAGALGPEGPIAAKLGRYEDRPSQREMARLIAQLFQRGGVGLIEAGTGVGKSLGYLVPALRWAAASGERTVVSTNTITLQEQLFGKDLPFLKGALKDQQVRFALLKGWKNYLCLLRLEQARGQAQVLFEDDASAELGMLEDWAQKTQDGSLADLPVEPRHEVWDEVAAEGDLCTRLKCPHFEQCFVFKARRAAAQADVVVVNHHLLMADIAVRRASGRWDEAAVLPAYKRLVIDEGHHLEDAAAAHLGQQVSRRGLERLFSRLERRGKGLLPALEKKLASGKDLYSIASLDLLRARLVPSLQTAREKSALLCDLLTEWLKGRNESMVRLTDQFEEESVWQAGLTVALDDLLAEVELLGDGLRMVRERLESDEAKAEELAPLLNEVRGVTRRLQTAGDALRAALRPGREGQPRVRWLELRGGERNVGATAVPLDLAPILREDLFRRVETAIVTSATLAVGDGFDFITRRLGLDDEELEPVTASLASPFDYPRQSMLLIPSDFPPPNTDGANHFKRTMGAAQDLITAAKGGVFVLFTSHRDVREAATVLRAAGVEGRYPLLVHGEAPRDELLRRFREHGDAVLLGTASFWEGVDVPGRALRGMIIAKIPFRVPTEPMTAAQCEAIEAAGGDAFAEYMIPHAALRLKQGFGRLIRTASDRGAVIICDPRVVTKGYGRRLTEGLPPATRLQGPWAVLRDELNAFYETHSPT
- a CDS encoding fumarylacetoacetate hydrolase family protein; the protein is MMTRPSKIVCAGRNYREHAKELGNEVPTAPLIFLKPASSVIDGGAAIVLPKDAGRVDFEGEIGVVIGTRLSRATREQAAAAVRGIVAVNDVSARDWQKGDGQWWRAKGSDTFCPIGPERQGTVNLHDLTVVTRVNGEECQRGGASEMVFPIDELLSYISQRMTLEPGDVVATGTPAGVKALKAGDVVEVEVLGWSKVSNPVVDEA